One stretch of Chitinophaga pendula DNA includes these proteins:
- a CDS encoding homogentisate 1,2-dioxygenase — MPHYHKLGQIPHKRHTQFRKPDGSLYSEQLFSTEGFSSHYSLLYHCHPPTEIIRVDEPYSVAPKVAEEKMLKHRSFQGFSIQPQDDFLQSRKPVLVNSDCHIVLAAPRISMQDYFYKNADADEMIFVHEGSGTLHTQYGQLTFGYGDYLVIPRGTIYQISFDTADNRLFIVESFSPIRYPKRYLSHYGQLLEHAPFCERDIRQPQQLETIDQAGDFLINIKKKGVMYPIHYAHHPFDVIGWDGCEYPFAFSIHDFEPITGRVHQPPPVHQTFEGNNFVVCSFCPRLFDYHPLAIPAPYNHSNIDSDEVLYYVDGDFMSRKHVTRGMITLHPGGIPHGPHPGAVEKSIGAKETKELAVMVDTFHPLQITEDALGIEDKAYVMSWSE, encoded by the coding sequence ATGCCTCATTATCATAAACTGGGTCAGATCCCCCATAAACGGCATACGCAATTCCGCAAGCCCGATGGTAGCCTTTATTCAGAACAATTGTTCTCTACAGAAGGCTTCTCCTCTCACTACTCCTTGTTGTACCACTGCCACCCACCTACCGAGATCATCCGTGTCGATGAACCTTACAGCGTAGCACCCAAAGTGGCAGAAGAGAAAATGCTCAAACATCGCAGCTTCCAGGGATTCTCCATACAACCGCAGGACGATTTCCTGCAAAGCCGCAAACCCGTGCTCGTCAACAGCGATTGCCATATCGTACTGGCCGCACCGCGCATAAGCATGCAGGACTATTTCTATAAAAATGCCGACGCCGACGAAATGATCTTCGTACACGAAGGCAGCGGCACCCTGCACACACAATACGGACAGCTGACCTTCGGATATGGCGATTACCTCGTCATCCCAAGAGGTACCATCTACCAGATATCTTTCGATACCGCAGACAACCGCCTCTTTATCGTAGAATCATTCAGCCCCATACGCTATCCTAAACGTTATCTCAGCCATTATGGCCAGCTGCTCGAACACGCTCCCTTCTGCGAACGCGATATCCGCCAGCCCCAACAGCTCGAAACCATCGATCAGGCCGGCGACTTCCTCATCAATATCAAAAAGAAAGGCGTCATGTACCCCATCCACTACGCACATCACCCGTTTGATGTTATCGGATGGGATGGCTGCGAATACCCGTTCGCATTCTCCATACACGACTTCGAACCCATCACCGGCCGCGTTCACCAGCCGCCTCCCGTACACCAGACCTTCGAAGGCAATAACTTCGTCGTATGTTCCTTCTGCCCACGCTTATTCGACTATCACCCGCTGGCAATACCCGCTCCATACAATCATAGCAATATCGACAGCGATGAAGTACTGTACTACGTAGATGGCGACTTCATGAGCCGCAAACATGTCACCCGCGGCATGATCACCCTCCACCCCGGTGGTATCCCCCATGGACCACATCCCGGAGCCGTAGAAAAAAGCATCGGCGCAAAAGAAACAAAAGAACTGGCCGTCATGGTAGATACCTTCCACCCGCTGCAAATCACAGAAGACGCACTGGGCATAGAAGATAAAGCATACGTAATGAGCTGGTCTGAATAA
- a CDS encoding aldo/keto reductase, whose product MEFRQLGESDVKLSAITFGAWAIGGWMWGGAERKDAIAAIKASIDHGITSIDTAPVYGQGTSEDIVGAAIKGIARDKVQLATKFGMRWDLAKGQFGFKSQDNNGNDIDIYKYAGKESIIKECEDSLSRMGTDYIDLYQIHWPDNTTPIEESFEAVLRLQEQGKIRAAGVSNYSVEQMQAAEKVISLASNQIPFSMVERSYEDNVIPYSIQHKKGILAYSPLQRGILTGKIKRDHKFSNGDTRADSKFYTPENIDRINAFLAAIKPMAESKNATLAQLVIRWTIEHPGITVALVGARNEEQALQNAKAFEVKLSAEEIDFINKHLAQLQLV is encoded by the coding sequence ATGGAATTCAGACAACTGGGTGAAAGCGACGTAAAATTATCCGCCATTACCTTCGGCGCATGGGCCATCGGTGGATGGATGTGGGGCGGCGCAGAACGCAAAGACGCAATAGCTGCCATCAAAGCCTCCATCGATCATGGTATTACCTCCATCGATACAGCCCCCGTATACGGACAAGGAACCAGTGAAGATATCGTAGGAGCAGCCATCAAAGGCATCGCTCGCGATAAAGTACAACTGGCCACCAAATTCGGCATGCGCTGGGACCTCGCAAAAGGTCAGTTCGGCTTCAAAAGCCAGGACAACAACGGCAACGATATCGATATCTATAAATATGCAGGCAAAGAAAGCATCATCAAAGAATGCGAAGACAGCCTCAGCAGAATGGGCACCGACTATATCGATCTCTACCAGATCCACTGGCCCGATAATACCACCCCCATAGAAGAATCCTTCGAAGCCGTACTCCGCCTGCAGGAACAGGGAAAGATCCGCGCAGCAGGAGTATCCAACTACAGCGTAGAACAAATGCAGGCGGCTGAAAAAGTGATCTCCCTCGCCTCCAATCAGATCCCATTCAGCATGGTAGAACGCTCCTACGAAGACAACGTAATACCTTACAGCATCCAACATAAAAAAGGAATACTGGCATATAGCCCCCTCCAAAGAGGTATCCTCACCGGCAAGATCAAACGCGATCACAAATTCAGTAATGGCGACACCCGCGCCGACTCAAAATTCTATACACCGGAAAATATCGATCGCATCAACGCATTCCTCGCTGCCATCAAACCAATGGCCGAAAGCAAAAATGCAACACTGGCACAACTCGTGATCCGATGGACCATCGAACACCCAGGCATCACCGTAGCACTCGTAGGCGCCCGCAACGAAGAACAAGCCCTCCAGAATGCCAAAGCCTTCGAAGTGAAACT